In Iodobacter fluviatilis, one DNA window encodes the following:
- a CDS encoding FAD/NAD(P)-binding protein, whose product MKTKQAVQIAIIGMGPRGLTVLERIIAHALAKTTQDLLIYLFDPRDPGSGCHWPSQPDHLLVNSVAGQITQFADETVKDAGPILGGPSFYQWLTDSQGAEGAAAICPDAYYSRSMFGEYLQWVYHYLLHLAPANLKVVFCKEPIKSVQRQADGAWTLLTETSESFQADYFFLTTGHTKPKPPHVHQAGPAIVTDPYPIAEKLAFIPADCTVAIEGLGLSTFDIFSYLTVGRGGRFVRAAVTGALQYIPSGQEPKICAFSRSGLPLSARAINQKGVSGQYRPRFLTMDKVLELRKTGPLDFVKSILPLLLNDMKYAYYEAYFKQKKGHIAAMLFCNRFVFATCAEERQKLIAEQVPVHEQFSWEQLVSPVAAEALQSHENFKTWLMMYLGQDIFEAQQGNINSPIKAASDVLRDLRDHLRAAIDFAGLTEASHRWLYSSFLPVMNRVAVGPPKERIEEMLALMQAGVLTADFGPGAECKKEGDSLILSAKRWPQQCKVDVLIKARVSMHSPKDDESSLLQQLLKSGQARLFYNGSFHPGGMDVDRNFNLIAADGSPVTNAWALGIPTEGAKFYTFVVPRPGVNSTAVVDAGRAVAQMLSMVEKNHARSKEVVYAE is encoded by the coding sequence GTGAAAACGAAGCAGGCAGTTCAGATTGCAATTATTGGCATGGGGCCGCGCGGACTCACTGTGCTGGAAAGAATCATTGCCCATGCGCTAGCTAAAACAACGCAAGATTTGCTGATTTATCTTTTTGATCCAAGAGACCCCGGCTCTGGCTGTCATTGGCCAAGCCAGCCCGATCATTTATTGGTTAACTCGGTTGCAGGACAAATCACCCAGTTTGCGGATGAAACAGTAAAAGATGCAGGCCCGATTCTTGGCGGGCCTTCGTTTTATCAGTGGCTGACAGATAGCCAGGGTGCAGAAGGCGCAGCCGCAATATGCCCGGATGCTTATTACTCAAGAAGTATGTTTGGCGAGTATTTGCAATGGGTTTATCACTATCTTTTGCATCTTGCGCCTGCAAATTTAAAAGTTGTGTTCTGTAAAGAGCCCATTAAAAGCGTGCAGCGCCAGGCAGATGGTGCATGGACTTTACTGACAGAAACGAGCGAATCCTTTCAGGCGGATTATTTCTTTTTAACCACCGGGCACACCAAGCCTAAGCCGCCGCATGTGCATCAGGCAGGGCCGGCCATTGTGACAGATCCCTATCCGATTGCAGAAAAGCTGGCTTTTATCCCTGCGGATTGCACCGTTGCTATTGAAGGACTGGGCCTGTCTACATTTGATATTTTTTCATATTTAACCGTGGGCAGAGGGGGGCGGTTTGTGCGCGCGGCTGTCACGGGAGCGCTGCAATATATTCCATCGGGGCAGGAGCCAAAAATTTGCGCTTTTTCACGCTCCGGTCTGCCGCTTTCAGCCCGGGCGATTAATCAGAAAGGCGTTTCTGGGCAATACCGGCCACGTTTCCTGACCATGGATAAAGTGCTGGAGCTGCGAAAAACGGGCCCGCTGGATTTTGTTAAATCCATCTTGCCCCTGCTGCTTAATGATATGAAATACGCCTATTACGAGGCTTATTTCAAACAAAAAAAAGGTCATATTGCAGCCATGCTGTTTTGTAATCGCTTTGTTTTTGCCACCTGTGCTGAGGAGAGGCAAAAACTGATTGCAGAGCAGGTGCCTGTGCATGAGCAATTCTCATGGGAGCAGTTAGTCAGCCCTGTTGCTGCAGAGGCTTTGCAAAGTCATGAAAACTTTAAAACATGGCTGATGATGTATCTGGGGCAGGATATTTTTGAGGCGCAGCAAGGCAATATCAATAGTCCTATTAAGGCTGCAAGCGATGTGCTGCGGGATTTACGCGATCATTTGCGGGCCGCAATTGATTTTGCAGGTTTAACAGAAGCATCGCACCGCTGGCTGTATTCCAGCTTTTTGCCGGTGATGAACCGGGTTGCCGTTGGCCCGCCAAAAGAAAGAATTGAAGAGATGCTCGCTCTGATGCAGGCGGGTGTGCTTACCGCCGATTTCGGGCCGGGGGCGGAGTGCAAAAAAGAGGGCGATAGCTTGATTCTGAGCGCTAAACGCTGGCCGCAGCAATGTAAGGTGGATGTACTGATTAAGGCCAGAGTCTCAATGCACAGCCCTAAGGATGATGAATCCAGCCTGTTGCAACAGTTATTGAAGAGTGGTCAGGCACGTTTGTTTTACAACGGGTCTTTTCATCCTGGCGGAATGGATGTGGACCGCAATTTTAATCTGATCGCCGCAGATGGATCGCCCGTCACCAATGCATGGGCCTTGGGGATTCCCACGGAAGGGGCCAAATTTTATACCTTTGTGGTGCCAAGGCCGGGCGTCAATTCTACGGCTGTGGTGGATGCGGGGCGTGCCGTGGCCCAGATGTTGTCCATGGTTGAAAAAAACCATGCGCGCAGCAAAGAGGTTGTTTATGCGGAATAA
- a CDS encoding YbfB/YjiJ family MFS transporter produces the protein MRNKAFNGLSLAGLSATFVGNGIGRFAYVALMPALIQAGWFSKSDASYLGVATLAGYLLGAPLAHYLTKMYSLRFLLRVAMLLCSMSYLACALQNKGLPWFYFWRTMAGVGGAMLMVLAAPAIVIQHREAIRGKVSGIIFSGIGLGAMASGTLIPLLISQSVAAAWLGMGTICLLLTILTWGAWGQEAPATAKAAAASLEPMSKKAKVAAFLVLLAYVLNAVGYLPHTLFWIDYIVRELKMPLAAGGFFWAVFGLGAAVGPLITGTLGDYFGFKRCLMACFLLKAMGVALPLFSSSPAALFLSSFLVGAFTPGIVAIISTYMLECVGAARHRKAWSAMTFSFAASQLLAGYFMAAASVNAASYRPLFLISAIALVFSALCIFLVNPKPEPSLELSLKGSH, from the coding sequence ATGCGGAATAAGGCCTTTAATGGGCTGAGCTTAGCGGGGCTGTCTGCCACATTTGTGGGTAATGGGATTGGCCGTTTTGCCTATGTGGCTTTGATGCCCGCCCTGATCCAGGCCGGGTGGTTTTCAAAAAGTGATGCATCCTACTTGGGGGTGGCCACGCTGGCTGGTTATTTGCTGGGCGCGCCGCTTGCTCATTACTTAACAAAAATGTATTCGCTGAGGTTTTTATTACGAGTAGCGATGCTGCTTTGCTCGATGAGCTATCTGGCCTGTGCGCTGCAAAATAAGGGACTGCCATGGTTTTACTTCTGGCGGACCATGGCGGGAGTGGGGGGCGCAATGCTGATGGTGCTGGCGGCGCCTGCCATCGTGATTCAGCACAGAGAGGCAATACGGGGCAAGGTCAGCGGCATTATTTTTTCGGGCATCGGCCTCGGGGCGATGGCATCGGGAACACTGATTCCTCTGCTGATTTCTCAGAGCGTGGCGGCGGCCTGGCTGGGTATGGGCACGATTTGTTTGTTATTAACCATCCTGACATGGGGGGCGTGGGGGCAGGAAGCACCCGCCACGGCTAAAGCTGCGGCGGCATCGCTTGAGCCGATGTCAAAGAAAGCCAAGGTGGCTGCTTTTTTGGTCTTGCTGGCCTATGTATTGAATGCGGTGGGGTATTTGCCCCATACCCTGTTCTGGATTGATTACATTGTTCGCGAGCTGAAAATGCCACTGGCTGCAGGGGGATTTTTCTGGGCTGTATTTGGCTTGGGAGCAGCCGTTGGCCCCTTGATCACCGGCACTTTGGGTGACTATTTTGGCTTTAAGCGCTGCCTGATGGCGTGCTTTTTGCTAAAGGCCATGGGTGTGGCTTTGCCATTATTCAGCAGCAGCCCGGCTGCATTATTTTTATCGTCCTTTTTGGTGGGAGCATTTACCCCTGGCATTGTGGCCATTATTTCGACCTATATGCTTGAGTGTGTGGGGGCCGCTAGGCATCGCAAAGCGTGGAGTGCCATGACATTTAGCTTTGCCGCTTCACAATTACTTGCGGGCTATTTTATGGCGGCCGCTTCTGTGAATGCCGCGTCTTATCGCCCTTTATTCTTGATCAGTGCGATTGCATTGGTTTTCTCCGCACTGTGTATTTTTCTGGTGAACCCCAAGCCTGAACCTTCACTTGAGCTGAGCCTGAAAGGAAGCCATTAA
- a CDS encoding glutathione S-transferase family protein: MRLYLNDTSPFSRLVLITALEAGVSQLDFVWVDPWASPESLLQLNPFSLVPTLEIKEEEALYESLFICDYLLAQGKGGLSHSSHDVERLQRYALGKLLMETAFKKVVNDRFSGPDHALSDRGIAALQRALAQLEILLAHQAAPLSLPDLCLAVALEYIQFRLPDVFAAHAGPQTLAWLTPYQNRPSFVATTPQRLKAQPASLHHL, translated from the coding sequence ATGCGTCTTTATTTAAATGACACCTCGCCTTTTTCACGATTAGTGCTGATTACTGCCTTAGAAGCAGGCGTGAGCCAACTTGATTTTGTGTGGGTTGATCCATGGGCATCGCCTGAATCATTATTACAACTCAACCCATTTTCGCTGGTGCCTACGCTTGAAATTAAAGAAGAGGAGGCTTTATACGAAAGCCTGTTTATTTGCGATTATCTGCTGGCCCAGGGCAAGGGCGGGCTGAGCCATTCTTCTCATGATGTGGAGCGTTTGCAGCGCTATGCACTGGGCAAGCTGCTGATGGAAACAGCGTTTAAGAAAGTGGTTAATGACCGGTTTTCTGGCCCGGATCACGCCCTTTCAGATCGGGGCATTGCCGCTTTGCAAAGGGCATTGGCACAGCTTGAAATATTGCTGGCTCATCAAGCCGCTCCTTTGTCATTGCCGGATCTGTGCCTTGCTGTTGCGCTGGAATATATCCAGTTCAGGCTGCCCGATGTGTTTGCGGCCCATGCAGGGCCGCAGACGCTTGCCTGGCTGACTCCCTATCAAAACAGGCCGTCCTTTGTGGCGACAACACCGCAGCGGCTTAAAGCACAGCCCGCTTCTTTGCATCATTTGTAA
- a CDS encoding MOSC domain-containing protein, whose protein sequence is MPSLLVHALFAGGISVIGDGGHRSGLRKQRREGAVWVDGQGMADDEIVDLRSHGGPDRALSLFAFEHYAVLQKMFSDTAEPLIAGSMGENIACQGGTDQDFFIGDIYRAGDVVFQISQPRSPCWKLNARFGLPHLSKILQEQHRAGCYARVLTAGFMSAGQAITLQSRQEHSCSIAAFWEQVLCRRPDLATLSALANTAGLAEEWRVRLKDRIRWLKALQV, encoded by the coding sequence ATGCCAAGCCTGCTGGTGCATGCTCTTTTTGCGGGTGGAATCAGTGTGATTGGCGATGGAGGCCACCGCAGCGGTTTGCGAAAACAGCGCAGGGAAGGGGCTGTATGGGTAGACGGGCAGGGGATGGCGGATGATGAGATTGTGGATCTTCGTAGCCATGGCGGGCCAGACCGTGCACTGAGTTTATTTGCTTTTGAGCACTATGCTGTTTTGCAAAAGATGTTTTCTGATACGGCAGAGCCATTGATTGCGGGCAGTATGGGCGAGAATATTGCCTGCCAGGGTGGCACGGATCAGGATTTTTTTATCGGCGATATTTATCGTGCTGGCGATGTGGTATTTCAGATCAGCCAGCCACGAAGCCCCTGCTGGAAGCTCAACGCGCGTTTTGGTCTTCCACATTTGTCAAAAATACTCCAGGAGCAGCACCGGGCAGGGTGCTATGCCCGGGTGCTGACGGCAGGCTTTATGAGTGCAGGCCAGGCCATTACGCTGCAATCGCGCCAGGAGCATTCCTGCAGTATTGCGGCTTTTTGGGAGCAGGTCCTTTGCCGCAGGCCTGATCTGGCCACACTGAGTGCGCTGGCAAATACAGCAGGGCTGGCAGAAGAATGGCGAGTCCGTTTAAAAGACAGAATTCGATGGCTGAAAGCGCTGCAAGTGTAA
- a CDS encoding ABC transporter permease: MHKLNWRLFYRSFQAGEYRTLLAALIIAIAALTAVGLLSGRMEKLLALEANDLLAADAVISSDHALSVSYRQQAERLGLNTAETAVFPSMAGFNGQVMLSSVKAVSHAYPLRGQLKLAPDGHVSTAPEAGSAYADARLAATLKLKLGDTLEVGQLRLKLAALIEREPDAAMDFSGLQPRLMINQQDLAASGLIGFGSRVKYRLLVAGPPATIATWHQAVQPKLIRGEKLEDVRDARPEVKTALERAERFLRLTSLLAGCLAAMAILLAARRFATRHFDTVALLRTLGASRGTVRTLLLSQLALLTLAASVVGGLLGWGAQSLLVFSIQDRLPAALPDGTLLPWLVASLLGFVLLMGSAGPMLLALANTPPLRVLRHELEPKASLILQWTLTLVALLLLLWWIAAEAKLALMVGAGIVATLLLAGGSGLGLLWLLPRILPEHPIKLALRQLLRRPGLAFAQLGALAIGLLGIWLLTVVEGDLLKTWEGRVAADAPNHFAVNIQPEQAAQFEQRFINRHMPAPALQSMIRGRWIMQNKQPIKPENFQEDRAKHLAEREFNLSWGDILSNDNRIVAGTPLNDSQPGFSVEAKLATTLNIKLGDVLSFDIAGSTVTAPVVNLREVNWDSFRVNFFVVASKALVADLPTSMITSFHLSEAQKTIVPELVQALPNVTIIDVGQVLAEVRRILDLSAAALRLVFLFCIAAGVTVLFAALDTTESERAREAAILRALGATSKKLRSVWLFESLLLGGIAGLVAGLMASIGGMVIGQELLELPVAFNYWLPLASLLAGAAITALAVLRRLHKLSKTSPLVLLRDAG, translated from the coding sequence ATGCACAAACTCAACTGGCGTTTGTTTTACCGCAGCTTTCAAGCCGGGGAATATCGCACCCTTTTAGCTGCGCTGATCATTGCCATTGCCGCCCTCACCGCTGTAGGGCTGCTGTCAGGCAGGATGGAAAAGCTGCTGGCGCTGGAAGCGAATGATCTGCTGGCCGCCGATGCCGTCATCAGCTCAGACCACGCCCTCAGCGTCAGCTACCGGCAGCAAGCAGAACGCCTTGGTTTAAATACTGCAGAAACCGCTGTTTTCCCCAGCATGGCAGGGTTTAACGGCCAGGTGATGCTGTCTTCCGTTAAAGCAGTCAGCCATGCTTACCCGCTGCGGGGCCAGTTAAAGCTCGCGCCGGACGGCCATGTCAGCACCGCGCCTGAGGCAGGCAGCGCCTATGCCGATGCAAGGCTGGCGGCCACTTTAAAGCTTAAATTGGGCGACACACTGGAAGTGGGACAGCTCAGGCTGAAACTCGCCGCACTGATTGAGCGCGAGCCCGATGCCGCGATGGATTTCTCTGGTCTGCAGCCCCGCTTAATGATTAATCAACAAGATTTAGCCGCCAGTGGCCTAATCGGCTTTGGCAGCCGCGTGAAATACCGGCTGCTCGTTGCTGGCCCGCCCGCTACCATTGCCACATGGCATCAGGCCGTGCAGCCCAAACTCATCCGGGGTGAAAAGCTGGAAGACGTACGGGATGCGCGCCCCGAAGTAAAAACCGCTTTAGAGCGAGCCGAGCGCTTTTTACGCCTGACTTCCTTACTTGCAGGCTGCTTGGCCGCCATGGCCATTTTGTTGGCCGCGCGCCGTTTTGCTACCCGGCATTTTGATACCGTTGCTCTGCTGCGTACCTTAGGTGCCAGCCGCGGCACAGTGCGTACCCTGCTACTGTCGCAACTGGCCCTACTCACGCTGGCAGCCAGCGTGGTTGGCGGCTTGCTGGGCTGGGGCGCGCAAAGCTTACTGGTATTCAGCATTCAGGATCGCCTGCCTGCGGCCCTGCCCGATGGTACTTTGCTGCCCTGGCTGGTCGCGTCTTTACTGGGATTTGTGCTGCTGATGGGCAGCGCGGGGCCTATGCTGCTGGCACTGGCAAACACCCCGCCACTACGCGTGCTGCGCCATGAGTTAGAGCCCAAAGCCAGCCTGATTTTGCAATGGACACTCACCCTTGTCGCCCTGCTACTGCTGCTGTGGTGGATTGCCGCAGAAGCCAAACTGGCCCTGATGGTAGGTGCTGGGATTGTAGCCACGCTGTTACTTGCTGGCGGCAGCGGTCTTGGCCTGCTCTGGCTTTTGCCCCGCATCTTGCCAGAGCACCCGATTAAGCTGGCATTACGCCAGTTGCTGCGCCGCCCAGGTCTCGCCTTTGCCCAGCTGGGCGCTTTGGCAATTGGCCTGTTGGGCATCTGGCTGCTCACCGTAGTGGAAGGCGATTTACTTAAAACCTGGGAAGGCCGTGTCGCTGCTGATGCGCCCAATCACTTTGCAGTGAATATTCAGCCCGAGCAAGCCGCGCAATTTGAGCAGCGCTTTATTAATCGCCACATGCCCGCACCCGCGCTGCAAAGCATGATACGTGGCCGCTGGATCATGCAAAATAAACAGCCCATCAAGCCGGAAAACTTCCAGGAAGACCGCGCCAAACATCTGGCCGAGCGCGAATTCAATCTTTCATGGGGCGATATTCTGAGCAACGATAACCGCATCGTTGCGGGTACGCCGCTTAATGACAGTCAGCCTGGTTTCTCGGTAGAAGCCAAACTAGCCACCACTTTAAATATCAAGCTAGGCGATGTGCTGAGCTTTGATATTGCCGGCAGCACCGTCACCGCACCGGTGGTGAATCTGCGCGAAGTCAACTGGGATTCCTTCCGCGTTAACTTTTTTGTAGTCGCCAGCAAAGCGCTTGTTGCTGATTTGCCCACCAGTATGATCACCAGCTTTCATCTCAGCGAAGCGCAAAAAACCATTGTGCCTGAGCTGGTGCAAGCCCTGCCCAACGTCACCATTATCGACGTGGGCCAGGTGCTGGCCGAGGTACGGCGGATTCTGGATTTATCTGCTGCAGCGCTGCGTTTGGTGTTTTTATTCTGCATTGCAGCCGGGGTCACCGTGCTGTTTGCCGCGCTGGACACCACCGAATCGGAACGCGCCAGAGAAGCAGCGATCTTGCGTGCACTGGGCGCCACCTCAAAGAAGCTGCGCAGCGTGTGGCTGTTTGAAAGCCTGCTGCTTGGCGGTATTGCTGGCCTCGTGGCCGGGCTAATGGCCAGCATTGGCGGCATGGTGATCGGCCAGGAGTTACTCGAGCTGCCAGTGGCATTTAATTACTGGCTGCCTTTGGCCAGCCTGCTGGCCGGAGCGGCGATTACCGCACTGGCGGTGCTCAGACGCCTGCATAAACTCAGCAAAACATCACCGCTGGTTTTATTAAGAGATGCAGGTTAA
- a CDS encoding ABC transporter ATP-binding protein, producing the protein MNHSSEIMLAVRGLGKTVSTAVEKLDLLHDIEFSLPAGASLAIVGSSGSGKSTLLALLAGLDQASRGQITLAGKELGSLNEDQRAELRGQVSGFVFQSFQLLPELSALENTMLPLELAGKKEAAARATEWLERVGLSHRLEHTPRQLSGGEQQRVALARAFASDPKILFADEPTGSLDAATGTAIADLLFELNRETATTLVLVTHDEKLAARCGWQLRLSAGTQIEFSRSPQASPITHHEQSV; encoded by the coding sequence ATGAATCACTCCTCAGAAATAATGCTGGCCGTGCGCGGCCTGGGTAAAACGGTCAGTACCGCAGTTGAAAAGCTTGATCTCTTACATGATATTGAATTTTCCCTGCCAGCGGGAGCTAGTCTTGCTATTGTTGGCAGCTCTGGTTCAGGAAAATCCACACTATTGGCCCTGCTTGCAGGATTAGATCAAGCCTCACGCGGGCAAATTACGCTGGCGGGTAAAGAATTAGGCAGCTTAAACGAAGACCAGCGGGCCGAACTGCGGGGGCAGGTGTCAGGTTTTGTATTTCAATCGTTTCAGCTTTTGCCCGAGCTGTCTGCTTTAGAAAACACCATGCTGCCACTGGAATTAGCAGGCAAAAAAGAGGCCGCTGCCCGTGCCACAGAATGGCTGGAGCGGGTGGGTTTAAGCCATAGGCTGGAACATACGCCCAGACAATTATCCGGCGGCGAGCAGCAGCGCGTGGCCTTAGCCCGTGCTTTTGCATCAGATCCAAAAATCCTCTTTGCCGATGAGCCCACCGGCAGCCTGGATGCGGCCACAGGAACTGCAATTGCCGATTTGCTATTTGAGCTGAACCGGGAAACCGCAACCACGCTGGTACTTGTTACCCACGATGAAAAACTCGCAGCACGCTGTGGCTGGCAATTAAGGCTTTCAGCTGGCACACAGATCGAGTTTTCAAGATCGCCGCAAGCAAGCCCCATCACCCACCACGAACAAAGTGTCTGA
- a CDS encoding arylesterase, translated as MWRFVSVLGFSVSMASAQAAAPLILVFGDSLSAGFGLAANAAWPALLDQDLAKQGKSWRVVNASVSGETTAGGLTRFPQALKTHQPKIVLLQLGANDGLRGLPLAEMEKNLASMIKMAKASGAKVHLIGMQMPPNYGANYTESFAAIYPRLAKQHSISLTPFLLAPVYKNIELFQTDQLHPKAEAQPLLMKMVEKDLGKLI; from the coding sequence ATGTGGCGTTTTGTATCCGTATTGGGTTTTAGTGTGTCGATGGCGTCGGCTCAGGCTGCAGCGCCATTGATCTTAGTATTTGGTGATAGCTTATCTGCCGGTTTTGGCCTCGCCGCTAATGCTGCCTGGCCTGCGCTGTTAGATCAGGATCTGGCTAAACAAGGCAAATCATGGCGCGTAGTGAATGCCAGTGTATCTGGAGAAACGACTGCCGGAGGGCTGACAAGGTTCCCGCAAGCACTAAAAACCCATCAGCCTAAAATAGTATTGCTGCAGCTGGGTGCCAACGATGGCTTACGCGGCCTGCCTCTTGCAGAGATGGAAAAAAACCTAGCCAGCATGATTAAAATGGCTAAAGCCAGCGGCGCTAAAGTGCATCTGATCGGCATGCAGATGCCACCTAATTATGGTGCAAATTATACTGAGAGTTTTGCCGCCATTTATCCCCGGCTGGCTAAGCAACACAGTATCAGCTTAACGCCATTTTTACTTGCTCCTGTCTATAAAAATATAGAACTCTTTCAGACAGATCAGCTGCATCCTAAGGCAGAAGCACAGCCTTTATTAATGAAGATGGTAGAAAAAGACTTGGGCAAGCTGATTTAA
- a CDS encoding MFS transporter: MKQLQMRLVLLAGGMLLISALFLSWLALQHFDEDLPPEMARTVAAVSYSVTGVIEKADHYGVPLAEMVGVEAFFAAVRKDNPDIAYMVLSDAQGKIIYQNAYDALEQKPDLRNVTEPVSQKVGAYFNTSVPLIFKHHHVGTLHLGQRSELVEQQVQEIAYDVMTVLLVASLIALELMRFVLTFVIASPIDVTHHFLTRIRQGDFSYYLPFDHLGGVGQLSAQFNQIVAKLNLRYQTLQQRAGQAGLADLLQQRLAAYQFHVPGERRTLYATAVDHIRWPFFLLIFADSLSLSFFPVYVGQFYSPAMGISKNIVIGLPISIFMFTWALSMPWAGMWSDRVGHRTAFITGAVLTTIGLILTACAQSLYDLLLWRSFTALGYGLVFITTQSYVASHTPIAQRTRGMAVFLSCFFAGSLSGSAIGGILADRLGNSSTILLSGLLSAASALFVLRFLHSNPDASVVAKKKLSINDFKSLLKNKKFVVITFLAAVPAKIALTGFLYYSVPLYLKLLGNNQSTTGRVMMAYGLAIIVLSPYVAKMADKIGHLRWFVSIGGYAAAAAMFIIYFFDSTAGLLASITLLGIAHAIGVSPQLALINDFCKEVVEEVGGGTTTGIFRLIERLGNVLGPIIAGVLISQFGFNGAFFGIGLVSLICATCFTVMFFLFERNQTRAAFAG; this comes from the coding sequence GTGAAGCAGCTGCAAATGCGTCTGGTTTTATTAGCAGGGGGAATGCTGCTGATCTCTGCCCTCTTTTTATCATGGCTGGCGTTGCAGCATTTTGATGAAGATTTGCCGCCTGAAATGGCAAGAACTGTCGCAGCAGTAAGCTATTCGGTTACCGGGGTGATAGAAAAAGCCGATCACTATGGTGTGCCGCTGGCTGAAATGGTTGGGGTAGAAGCATTTTTTGCAGCTGTACGTAAAGACAATCCCGATATCGCTTATATGGTTTTGAGCGATGCACAGGGCAAAATTATTTATCAGAATGCCTATGATGCTCTAGAGCAAAAGCCGGACCTACGCAATGTTACAGAGCCTGTGAGCCAAAAAGTGGGCGCGTATTTTAATACAAGCGTGCCGCTCATTTTTAAGCACCACCATGTTGGCACATTACATCTGGGGCAGCGATCTGAGCTGGTTGAGCAGCAGGTGCAAGAAATTGCTTATGACGTGATGACGGTATTACTGGTGGCCAGCCTGATTGCGCTTGAGTTGATGCGTTTTGTACTTACGTTTGTGATTGCCAGCCCAATTGACGTAACACATCACTTCTTAACTCGGATTCGGCAAGGAGATTTCAGTTATTACCTCCCTTTTGATCATCTGGGAGGGGTTGGGCAATTGAGCGCGCAGTTTAATCAGATTGTTGCCAAATTAAATCTGCGCTATCAGACGCTGCAGCAGCGGGCTGGTCAAGCGGGGTTGGCTGATTTACTTCAACAGCGGTTAGCAGCTTATCAGTTTCATGTCCCCGGCGAGCGTCGGACGCTCTATGCCACTGCTGTTGATCATATTCGATGGCCATTTTTCTTATTAATTTTTGCAGATTCATTATCACTATCGTTTTTCCCTGTTTATGTCGGGCAGTTTTATTCGCCTGCAATGGGGATTTCTAAAAATATTGTGATTGGATTACCCATATCGATATTTATGTTTACTTGGGCCTTATCAATGCCATGGGCGGGAATGTGGAGTGATCGGGTAGGCCACAGGACAGCGTTTATTACCGGCGCAGTACTTACTACAATTGGCCTTATTCTTACGGCCTGCGCACAATCGTTATATGACCTGTTGTTATGGCGCTCGTTTACAGCATTGGGTTATGGGCTGGTCTTTATTACTACTCAAAGCTATGTGGCAAGTCATACACCGATTGCCCAAAGAACCCGGGGGATGGCTGTTTTTTTATCCTGTTTTTTTGCGGGCTCTTTATCGGGGTCGGCAATTGGAGGGATTCTGGCCGACCGGCTTGGTAATAGCTCTACTATTTTATTGTCTGGATTACTCAGTGCAGCTTCGGCCCTTTTTGTATTGCGTTTTCTGCACAGCAATCCTGATGCCAGTGTTGTGGCAAAGAAGAAATTAAGTATTAATGATTTCAAGAGTCTGTTAAAGAATAAAAAATTTGTTGTTATTACTTTTCTGGCCGCGGTGCCTGCAAAAATTGCACTAACGGGTTTCTTGTATTACTCGGTTCCGCTGTATTTAAAGTTATTGGGAAATAATCAATCGACTACAGGCAGGGTCATGATGGCATATGGCCTGGCAATTATTGTTTTATCGCCATATGTGGCAAAAATGGCAGACAAAATTGGCCATCTGCGGTGGTTTGTGAGTATTGGGGGGTATGCCGCCGCTGCCGCCATGTTTATTATTTATTTTTTTGATAGTACGGCAGGTTTACTGGCAAGTATTACTTTATTAGGTATTGCCCACGCTATTGGGGTATCACCGCAGCTGGCTTTAATTAATGATTTTTGCAAAGAGGTGGTTGAGGAAGTAGGGGGAGGAACTACAACAGGTATTTTCCGGTTAATTGAACGCCTAGGTAATGTTTTAGGCCCGATTATTGCGGGCGTGCTTATTTCCCAGTTTGGTTTTAATGGTGCTTTTTTTGGAATTGGTTTGGTATCTTTAATTTGTGCCACTTGCTTTACTGTTATGTTTTTTTTGTTTGAAAGAAATCAAACCCGTGCCGCATTTGCTGGCTGA